The genomic segment CTCTCCGCAGGGCGACGTCGTTCTGGATCTCAACGATTTCGATGAGGTCACGGTCGGACCGTGGGAATGGGATCTTAAACGGCTGTGCGCGAGTATCGAGGTCGCGGCGCGAGACGCCGCCGTGCCCGTGACTGAACGGCGTCAGGCGGTCCAAAGCGCCGCCGCGGGCTACCAGCACGCCATGGACGATCTCGCTCCGCGTGGATCGTTGGACGTCTGGCAGCAGGCCGCGCGCGCTGATGATCTCGACTTCATCGGCATTGAAATCGATGCCCAGTCGCAGGCTGTGGTGCACCGAGCCGTCGAGAAAGCCAGACGCAAGAATAATCAGAGCCTGCTCGATCGGGTCGGCGAGCGGCGCACGGATGGTGGCTGGCGCTTCCGCGAGGAGCCGCCGATCCTCACCCGTGTCGATGAAGCGACACGCCAGAGCGTCACGGCCGGACTGGAACGCTACGCCGAGACGCTGCCGCGCGAGCGCCGGTTCATGCTGAGCCGCTACCACGTCGTCGATGTCGCGCACCGAGTGGTTGGCGTCGGTAGCGTCGGCACGCGGGCCTATGTCGCCTTGTTGTGCGGAAATTCGGACCAGGATGCGCTGTTCCTCCAGGTCAAGGAAGCCGTGCGACCGGCAAGCGCACCGTATCTGCGCGGCATGCCCGAGCCCTATGCGAGCCACGAGGGCGAACGCGTCATCTACGGACAGCGCCTGCTGCAGGCAGTGGGAGACCCGCTGCTCGGCTGGACCAGCATCGATGGCCGCCCATTCTACGTGCGTCAGATGAAGAACATGAAGGGCGAGATCCCGCTCAGTCGTATGGCGGGCCGCTCGCTGATGTACTTCTCGCACGCCTACGGTGCGCTGCTGGCGAAGGCGCATGCTCGCACCGGAGATGCAGCGGCGATCGCGGGCTACTTCGGTCACGATGGGCGTGCCGACCTGCGTGAAGCCCTTGCTGATTGGGCGCAGGCCTATGGGGATCGAAATGCGGCCGACTACGAGATGTTTCGCGCCGCGATAGCTGAAGGTCGCCTCACGGCAGCGGATCATCCGCATCTGTGATGGAGGAAGAGAGCGGCCGACATTTCCATCGCCCGGTGTGCTGAACCGGGCTTCTGCCCGCCTTAACATCAGAGGTAACGGCGTCGGGACATGGCGCACGTCCGGCGGCTTTGTGGAATGCGCTGGCAACTGGAGTGCCAAGCGCGCGGGTTGATGTCCCCGAGCCGCGGCTTGAGGCTGGTTTCTCCAGAAGCAGGTGTCCCATGACCTCTGCCAGGACGGTGACCGCCTGCCAGCCCCTAACCCTGCACGCGGCCGGAACGGGCGGAAAAGGTGGTTTCAGGCATTTGCGGCACGAACGACACTAACTCCGTTAGGAACGTCGGCAGAAGTTGGAGGTTGGCCGGAGGAGCTCAAGGAGGTTCCTCATGTCAGCACCCCGCAGCCTGCAAGATGTATACCTCGATGAACTGAAAGATAGTTGGTCTGCTAACGACCAGATGGCCCGTACCGTTCAACAGCTCAGTCAGAAGGCTAGCGACGCCAAGCTGAAGCAGATGCTTGAGAAATCGGTCGAGGGTATCAACAAGCACACTGGCATCCTCAAGAGCTTGATCGAGCAAGCCGGAGGAAAGGTTGAGCCGGAGCACTGCAAGGGCATGGAAGGGCTGGTCACCGAGGCGCGTAAGCACGCGTCCGAAGAAGCCCCGCAGGATGGCCAGCTTCGGGACGTGGTGATCATCGCCCAGTACCAGCGCATGGCGCACTACGGCTTGGCTGGGTTTGGATCAGCGGCCGCTTACGCCAAGGCGCTTGGCAAGTCCGAGGACGAGCAGAAGCTCAAGCAGGCTGTCTCGGAGATCTACAAGGGCGATGAGTTCGCCAGCCAGTTGGCTGAGGGCCTGCAGCAGGTTGCCACGAAGTAGTTGAGAGCGCTGCCGCCCAAGCGGCAGCGCTTTCACCGAGCGGAACTTGCCTGCACCTCGCTCGCCCTGGGGGACGGCGGATTAGACCGCGCAACTGGCCTCAGAGATCCCCGACGACTCCGACGTTGAGGCGTTGCGCGCCATAGTGCGCGGTCAGCGGGTGAAGGCGCTCGAACTGCAAGGCCAGACGGTCAAGATCGCGACTGGGGAATTGATCAACGCGCGCGCCCTTTTTGGATCCATCGATGACAACGGGCTGTCCACCCGGCGATGAGGCGCCCCGAACCCGGCCAGACCGTGAGGGCAGCCTCACCGTTCTCGCACTAGGTTGCGGGCCAGGCACACCGCATCGCGGCAGAACTCACTTGAGGTCGGGTTCGACGGTGATGGTGGCGAAGTACGCGGCAAGGCGCTTTGCCGCTTCGAAATCCTCGCACTCGATGTTGACCTGCCCGGGCCAAACCCGCTCCTCCTGTCGGAGCTGATGCAGGATGTGCTCGGCCGTATCGGCGGCCTCGGCTTCAGTGTTCCCAGCAACACGGCACTCGTACCGCTTGCCGGATATGACGATGGTAAAGGGTGCAGGTCGCATAGCCTCAACATGGTCGGCGATGGCTGCTTCCGCGCTGTGACAGAACGCCCGCGCTCACGGTTTCCGACCGCGAACGGAGTCTGGCTACTCACGCCATCGCGGCACGGATATGATTTGAGTTTCGCCAACGCCTCGGAGGCCGACCTGGAAGTAAAGGCGATTTCTCTTGGCTTTCGCCGTGATTGGTCGCATGTTGCGATCTTCGTACGCTCGCATCCGCCGACCTGTTGTGGAGGGAGAAGATGCTTAGATCGTTCGAGGAGAGAGAACGCGCCGAAGAGCTTCTATTTGTGATCGGCGAGGAACGACGCTTTCTGAACCGCCGCGCTGGCGCCCAAGCATTGGCTGATTTCGCGATCCGGAAACTTGGCTGTGATGCTCGGACGAGCCGCGCCTACGCTGACGTGCTGATCGATGCAATGATCCATGGCGCCAGCAACGAGGCCTTGCTCGAACGGGTGCGCGCCGATCTGGCAGCCAACCTCGCAGACTTCAGCCTCGAAGAACTGAGAGCCGTGATGTTGGGCGGCAGCGATCCTGCTCTCAGATCCAGGCCGGTCGTGACACCACGCTCGCCAGTCCGCAGCTCTTCACGTTTGTAGCGCAATAACGATAGAGATCGCAGCCGCTGCCGAGCCAGACGAAGACGGTCTCAGCCGGAGCTCGTCAGCGGCTATGAGGAAGACATTCTCCGCCTCTTCCGCACAAGCCCGGTAAGCGCGTGGCTCGGAAGATGTCTTTGTGACGTCCGACTCAGGCACGCAAGCGTTCTTGCTGAAGCTGTGCCACGCCGAATCCTTTCGGGCGCGCTATCTACTCTTTTGCTAGACATGGGTTTTTCCCTTCGATGCCCTAGGCGTCGGGCTGGGACCGTCGTAGCCCTTCCCCAGATGATGGGTGCGAGGTGCGACTCAGACCGGTCTGGTGGCCTGACGCGATGGTCGTGATTCGAGGGCGAGTCGCTTCTTCGAACCCTGAAGGCAGAGCCAGACCTGGTTTCCGCCAGACCTGGTTTCCGTCAGTTCGTGCGAGGCCGTGCTCTGGCCCGGAGCGTGATACGCGTCAGCTCGGACGGAGGACCTAATCGGAGGGCGAAGCCCGGCCACAGCGCCGTCCCGTTGTTGACGTAAAGCGTCATACCACCGACCGCGTATGCGCCCGAGACGAAGCCGCCGTTCGCCCGCGCGACCAGCCTATCGAGGCCCACGATCATCCCGCCGTGCGTGTGACCCGACAGTTGCAGGGCCACACCCTTCATGGCCGCCCTGGCCGCATCCCTCGGCTGATGGTCGAGGAGGATGATCGGGGCGCCGACCGGAGCATCGGCCAACGCCACATCGAGGTCGTGGGCCGGCTGGCCGGAATGCGAGGCCGAAAGGTCGGTCACACCAGCCAGGACTAGGGCATCATCACCGCGCCTCAGGACCGTGTGCCAGTTGGCAAGCACGGCCATGCCCAACTCGGCATAGTGGCGCATCCACGCCGTGTACTCGAAGAAGTATTCGTGGTTGCCGGGGATCAGCCAGACCCCATCGGCGGCCCGGAGATCACGCAGCGGTTCGACGTCGGCACGACGGGTGGCGAGGGACCCGTCGATCAGGTCACCGGTGATGACGATAAGATCGACACCGAGCGCGTTGGATCGCGCCACGACCTCGCGCGTCCAACTCGCCGGGAACAGGCGGCTGATATGCAGGTCCGTCAGCTGGAGAAGGGTATAGCCGTCGAAGCCGGCCGGGAGGTTCTCGATCTCGACGGTGACATCCTTCAGCGGGGGCACCCGCACGGCCTGCTGCACCGCGACCGCCGACAGAAGCATGGCCAGAGCTGCCTCGGCGTAGCGCCACGTCGCCGGCAGCGACCAACTGCCTCCAGGCACGAGCTTGCTGGCCAACGCCACGACATCGAGCGCCAATTGCATCGCCGCCAACAGGAAGATCGCGCCGAAGGCCCAGTTGAACAGGATGACCAACGCGCGCGGAAACTCGGGTGAGAACACGGAGCCCGATGAGAGGCGGCTCCACAGGTGGTACTGGGATGCAACGAGCAGGAGGACCGCAACGCAGGCCTTCAGCGCGAACGGCCAAGGCAGGGGCCACAGCACCCTGGCGATGACGTACAGGCAGGGCAGACCGAAGATCAGGTGAAACATGAACCGTCCGAGCGGGGCGAGGGTTGGCGCAACCGCTACGAGCGGGGACGATATCGGCGTGATGGGTGCCGCGACGATTCCGGGACGAGGTAAGCTGTGGGCACCACGGCGAGGAGCGGGCTCCAGGCCTCGCTCCATGACGACAACGGTGAGGGGTCGCCTCGGAATGCCAGGTCGAGGAAGGCCAGCGCGCCTTCCGCGGTCGCCTGTTTGACCTGCGGATTGAGGGTTACTCCGCCTGTCAGCAGCCGGTCGGTGAAGATGCTGTGCGACCCGCCCTGGAAGACCGCCAGCGCCTTCCTTGTCGTCCCGACCGCCTCGTAGACCTCAAGACGATCCTGCACGGGCGACCGTCGACCGGGCAACGCGATGACGTCCGCAGTCGCGGTCACGTGGAAGGTTGGGATGGTGATGGCCCCGAGCACGGCGTGCAGGTCGCGCTCGCCGTAGAACGGCGGCGCCGAGATGACGATGCCGGCCTTGAAGCGCATGTCCCTACGATCGATTGTCCGCCCTTCGCGAACAACGCGCGCCCCGCCGACGATCAAGGTCGTGTTCGCACCGTAGGAATGGCCAGCGGCGACGATACGCGCCCGGTCGATCAACGCGGCGAAGGCGCTGTCCTTGTCGAGGATCCGGTCCAGAGCGAAGCTCATGTCGGCGGCCCGAGCGATCGCCTCGCGTTCGTCCGCTGCCACGTTCACGCGATCGAGAACCTCGAACGGATTGCCAGCCCAGACGCTGCCGTCGCTCCCGACATGCTGCACGTGAAGGCTCGCGTAGCCGTTGGCCGCCCAGTGGCGCCCAAGATAGCTGTAGCCGGTCCGCGACTGACCGAGGCCGTGCGAGAAGACGATCAGGGGAACAGGCCCCGCCGGTACCCCGGGCGACGGCCAGTACAAGCGCGCCGGCACGCGGCGGTCGCGACGGGCATCGACCCAGTCCAGATCGGCGATACGGACGTCCTCGGGCGCCGCCTCAGCCGGACAGATCGCGCGCGTGACCACGCCTGTCGCGAAGCCGCCGACAACCATGGCCGTGAAGCGACGCCGGCTGTAGCCGAGGCGCGGGATTGCGTCTTCCCTCACAGGGGCCTGCCTCTTTGAGACGGTGGCGACATCGACACACGTCGCTGGCTAAGGCACTTGCCGGCCTGAACGCGGTGAGGAGGCGCACACCGCGGGCGGCCGTCGTCGCAGCCATTTCACCGATGACAATCGCCAGCGGAAAACCGCCTCCTCTGACCGCATGGGTCGAAGGTCCAATAGCGGCGCATAGTTCGAACAAGCGGCGTACGAATTCTAACCCGAGCGGTCTCCCGGGCCGCGGCTGGCGGAGGTGACAGTTCTCTGACGGCTGCCATCCAGGCGGCTCACGGATTCATTGCCGTCCCGTTCGGCTATTCGGTCGGCGGTGAGGTGTGGAACGCGGGCGACATTCGAGATGTCGCCCCGGACCGAACGGCCGAGGCTTTGGCTGTGCTTCACAGTCTGCCGCTACGGTGTCTCCCGCGGAGCCGAAAACGCCTTGCCGCGGGCAACGCACACCCCGGAAGTGCATCTGTTGGCGGGCCAGGACGATAACCCGCATGGCGAGGATGGAACGAGCACCACCGCACGCTCATCACGCTCCAGCGGCGAACGTTGGGGGCCGCTTAGGGTGGAAAGCCGCTGTTCAGCGCGCGGATGCTGAACGTCGGCTCTGCGTCAGCAGCCGACATTCAACTCGTTAGGCCGGAATGGCCGCTCTCGACGCTCTGCGGACGTTTCGTACGATCATCCCCGACCATATAATCCCCTGACACCATGAGTTTTTGTGCAAGTGGCATTTTAGCAGCAGGCAGATCGGCCAACATCGGTTCTAAGCGGACGTGCTGGAGCACTGCTCACCCAAGGCCCTCGCAGGATCATGACCGTAAGCAACAGGCCAATTCGACACGTCTCGGTAGTGTTGGGCGTATTGCTCACTCTCGCCATTCCGTCCTCTGCTCAGGCCAAACCAAGTGACAAGCCTCAGACGGAACAGAACGGTTCGCCGGGAGGCAGCGCAGACAAGGATCAGAAGGCAGAGAAGTCCGACAAGAAGGACGTCGATACCGAGCACCTGTTCGGCTTCACGGAGGGCGCTGATGCCGGAGAGAAGGGTGAACAGGAA from the Methylorubrum extorquens genome contains:
- a CDS encoding protein of unknown function (Evidence 5 : Unknown function) — protein: MFELCAAIGPSTHAVRGGGFPLAIVIGEMAATTAARGVRLLTAFRPASALASDVCRCRHRLKEAGPCEGRRNPAPRLQPASLHGHGCRRLRDRRGHARDLSG
- a CDS encoding conserved protein of unknown function (Evidence 4 : Unknown function but conserved in other organisms), with the protein product MDHDVTAPGSGEQAAIIEAAEEVVLEPLADFPHIDLRTGVEPWDKRRAAGKTLRRDLPHADHAILGGDADRPDPVSLIEGAHAGRQEHLIPLRVARMASSPFAFLRGAAQVMAWDLAQGPRGAIDVVMNGDAHLSNFGLFGSPQGDVVLDLNDFDEVTVGPWEWDLKRLCASIEVAARDAAVPVTERRQAVQSAAAGYQHAMDDLAPRGSLDVWQQAARADDLDFIGIEIDAQSQAVVHRAVEKARRKNNQSLLDRVGERRTDGGWRFREEPPILTRVDEATRQSVTAGLERYAETLPRERRFMLSRYHVVDVAHRVVGVGSVGTRAYVALLCGNSDQDALFLQVKEAVRPASAPYLRGMPEPYASHEGERVIYGQRLLQAVGDPLLGWTSIDGRPFYVRQMKNMKGEIPLSRMAGRSLMYFSHAYGALLAKAHARTGDAAAIAGYFGHDGRADLREALADWAQAYGDRNAADYEMFRAAIAEGRLTAADHPHL
- a CDS encoding protein of unknown function (Evidence 5 : Unknown function) translates to MPSRSAIRSAVRCGTRATFEMSPRTERPRLWLCFTVCRYGVSRGAENALPRATHTPEVHLLAGQDDNPHGEDGTSTTARSSRSSGERWGPLRVESRCSARGC
- a CDS encoding protein of unknown function (Evidence 5 : Unknown function), whose product is MREDAIPRLGYSRRRFTAMVVGGFATGVVTRAICPAEAAPEDVRIADLDWVDARRDRRVPARLYWPSPGVPAGPVPLIVFSHGLGQSRTGYSYLGRHWAANGYASLHVQHVGSDGSVWAGNPFEVLDRVNVAADEREAIARAADMSFALDRILDKDSAFAALIDRARIVAAGHSYGANTTLIVGGARVVREGRTIDRRDMRFKAGIVISAPPFYGERDLHAVLGAITIPTFHVTATADVIALPGRRSPVQDRLEVYEAVGTTRKALAVFQGGSHSIFTDRLLTGGVTLNPQVKQATAEGALAFLDLAFRGDPSPLSSWSEAWSPLLAVVPTAYLVPESSRHPSRRYRPRS
- a CDS encoding protein of unknown function (Evidence 5 : Unknown function), which gives rise to MKHSQSLGRSVRGDISNVARVPHLTADRIAERDGNESVSRLDGSRQRTVTSASRGPGDRSG
- a CDS encoding protein of unknown function (Evidence 5 : Unknown function), which codes for MSFVPQMPETTFSARSGRVQG
- a CDS encoding protein of unknown function (Evidence 5 : Unknown function), which encodes MPESDVTKTSSEPRAYRACAEEAENVFLIAADELRLRPSSSGSAAAAISIVIALQT
- a CDS encoding protein of unknown function (Evidence 5 : Unknown function), with protein sequence MTSDSGTQAFLLKLCHAESFRARYLLFC
- a CDS encoding conserved protein of unknown function (Evidence 4 : Unknown function but conserved in other organisms); translation: MLRSFEERERAEELLFVIGEERRFLNRRAGAQALADFAIRKLGCDARTSRAYADVLIDAMIHGASNEALLERVRADLAANLADFSLEELRAVMLGGSDPALRSRPVVTPRSPVRSSSRL
- a CDS encoding protein of unknown function (Evidence 5 : Unknown function), whose product is MRARHTASRQNSLEVGFDGDGGEVRGKALCRFEILALDVDLPGPNPLLLSELMQDVLGRIGGLGFSVPSNTALVPLAGYDDGKGCRSHSLNMVGDGCFRAVTERPRSRFPTANGVWLLTPSRHGYDLSFANASEADLEVKAISLGFRRDWSHVAIFVRSHPPTCCGGRRCLDRSRRENAPKSFYL
- a CDS encoding conserved protein of unknown function (Evidence 4 : Unknown function but conserved in other organisms); protein product: MSAPRSLQDVYLDELKDSWSANDQMARTVQQLSQKASDAKLKQMLEKSVEGINKHTGILKSLIEQAGGKVEPEHCKGMEGLVTEARKHASEEAPQDGQLRDVVIIAQYQRMAHYGLAGFGSAAAYAKALGKSEDEQKLKQAVSEIYKGDEFASQLAEGLQQVATK
- a CDS encoding conserved protein of unknown function (Evidence 4 : Unknown function but conserved in other organisms), encoding MRPAPFTIVISGKRYECRVAGNTEAEAADTAEHILHQLRQEERVWPGQVNIECEDFEAAKRLAAYFATITVEPDLK
- a CDS encoding Metallophosphoesterase (Evidence 2b : Function from indirect experimental evidences (e.g. phenotypes); Product type e : enzyme), with the protein product MFHLIFGLPCLYVIARVLWPLPWPFALKACVAVLLLVASQYHLWSRLSSGSVFSPEFPRALVILFNWAFGAIFLLAAMQLALDVVALASKLVPGGSWSLPATWRYAEAALAMLLSAVAVQQAVRVPPLKDVTVEIENLPAGFDGYTLLQLTDLHISRLFPASWTREVVARSNALGVDLIVITGDLIDGSLATRRADVEPLRDLRAADGVWLIPGNHEYFFEYTAWMRHYAELGMAVLANWHTVLRRGDDALVLAGVTDLSASHSGQPAHDLDVALADAPVGAPIILLDHQPRDAARAAMKGVALQLSGHTHGGMIVGLDRLVARANGGFVSGAYAVGGMTLYVNNGTALWPGFALRLGPPSELTRITLRARARPRTN